Genomic DNA from Nocardioides aquaticus:
CCTGTTCTACCGCGCCGCGGAGGCCGACGTCGACGACCTCCCCGCGGGCACCGTCATCGGCCGGGTGGCCAGCACCCGCGACTCCGTCGACGTGCCCGCCGCCCACGGTGGCCAGGTCGTCGAGTGGCTCGTCGAGGACGGCGACCCCGTCGCCCCCGGTCAGCCCCTGCTGCGCCTGCACCCGACCGGGAGCGCCTCGTGAGCGGCCCGGTCGAGCTGCGCAGCAGCCAGGGCGCCCCCCACGCCGCCATCCTGGGGCTCGGTGCCTACCGGCCCTCCCGCGTGGTGCCGAACTCCGAGATCGTCGGGCGCATCGACTCCACCGACGAGTGGGTGCAGCAGCGCTCCGGCATCCGCGAGCGCCGCTGGGCCACCGACGACGAGACGGTGCAGTCGATGTCGGTCGCCGCCAGCCGCGTGGCCCTGGAGCGCGCCGGGATCGACGCCACCCAGATCGACTGCGTCGTGGTGGCCACCATCAGCCACATGATGCAGACGCCCGCGGTCGCCACGCTGGTGGCCCACGAGCTCGGCACCGAGCAGGCAGCCGCCTTCGACGTGTCCGCGGCCTGCGCGGGCTTCTGCCACGGCGTCGGCATGGCCGCCGACTTCATCCGCGCCGGGAGCGCCCGGCACGTGCTCGTGATCGGGGTGGAGAAGCTCTCCGAGATCACCAACCCCGACGACCGCGGCAGCGCCTTCATCTTCGCCGACGGTGCCGGTGCGGTCGTGATGGGCCCCAGCGACGTCGCGGGCGTCGGCCCGGTCGTCTGGGGCTCCGACGGCGAGCAGTACGACCTGATCCGTCAGCGCGAGGACTGGCGTGAGGTGATCGTGGCCGACGAGCCGGTCATCCCGCACCTGGTGATGCAGGGCAACGCGGTGTTCCGCTGGGCCTCCTTCGCCATGGCCAAGATCGGCCGGGAGGCCCTGGACCGCGCCGGGGTCAGCCCCGAGCAGCTCGACTGCTTCGTGCCCCACCAGGCCAACATGCGCATCACCGACGCCATGGCGCGAGCCATGAAGCTGCCTCCCGGGGTCCGGATCGCCCGCGACATCGCCGAGCAGGGCAACACCTCCGCGGCCTCCATCCCGCTCGCCCTCGAGCGGATGTACGACGAGGGCGACGCGAAGAGCGGCGACATCGCCCTGCTCGTCGCCTTCGGCGCCGGCCTGGCCTACGCCGCCCAGGTCGTCCGGCTGCCCTGACCGGCGACCGGCCGCGACCGACCCGCGGCGCACCCCGCGGCG
This window encodes:
- a CDS encoding beta-ketoacyl-ACP synthase III, coding for MSGPVELRSSQGAPHAAILGLGAYRPSRVVPNSEIVGRIDSTDEWVQQRSGIRERRWATDDETVQSMSVAASRVALERAGIDATQIDCVVVATISHMMQTPAVATLVAHELGTEQAAAFDVSAACAGFCHGVGMAADFIRAGSARHVLVIGVEKLSEITNPDDRGSAFIFADGAGAVVMGPSDVAGVGPVVWGSDGEQYDLIRQREDWREVIVADEPVIPHLVMQGNAVFRWASFAMAKIGREALDRAGVSPEQLDCFVPHQANMRITDAMARAMKLPPGVRIARDIAEQGNTSAASIPLALERMYDEGDAKSGDIALLVAFGAGLAYAAQVVRLP